A single genomic interval of Rhododendron vialii isolate Sample 1 chromosome 3a, ASM3025357v1 harbors:
- the LOC131318629 gene encoding uncharacterized protein LOC131318629 — translation MADLFHRQAKNYAESRPSYPEELFEFIASKTPNHDLVWDAGTGSGQAAKSLAKLYKNVVGTDTSQEQLDYAPKLPNVRYQCTPSNIPMSELESSVARSGTVDLVTIAAALHWFDLPTFYQQVKQVLKKPHGVIAAWCYSVANDNIPLVNEKFGAAFRQFYADSQPYWDLARKVMDDKYRGIDFPFEPVGDGANHTGPFEFTTERVIDLEGFLTFIRSWSAYQTAKEKGVELLRDDVVESFKRAWSEDGGDRKVVKSTIYLRIGKVGNLE, via the exons atggcggATTTGTTCCACAGGCAGGCAAAGAATTACGCAGAGTCTCGGCCGAGTTACCCAGAAGAGCTGTTTGAATTCATTGCCTCAAAGACTCCAAATCACGACCTTGTTTGGGATGCCGGCACCGGCAGTGGCCAAGCCGCTAAATCT CTAGCAAAGCTGTACAAGAATGTGGTAGGCACAGACACGAGCCAGGAGCAACTTGACTACGCACCCAAGCTCCCCAACGTGCGATACCAATGCACCCCTTCGAACATACCCATGTCCGAGCTCGAATCCAGTGTGGCACGCTCGGGAACGGTCGATCTTGTCACCATAGCCGCAGCCCTCCACTGGTTTGACCTCCCCACCTTCTACCAGCAAGTCAAACAGGTTCTCAAAAAACCCCACGGCGTCATTGCTGCCTGGTGCTACAGCGTTGCCAACGACAATATTCCCTTGGTCAATGAGAAATTCGGCGCTGCTTTCCGACAGTTTTATGCTGACTCCCAGCCTTACTGGGACCTAGCGCGTAAGGTTATGGACGACAAGTACAGAGGGATCGATTTCCCATTTGAGCCGGTAGGCGATGGGGCGAACCACACGGGGCCATTCGAGTTCACGACTGAAAGGGTGATTGATTTGGAAGGCTTTCTCACGTTCATAAGGTCGTGGTCAGCTTATCAGACGGCAAAGGAGAAAGGAGTTGAGCTTTTGAGAGATGATGTGGTTGAGAGTTTCAAGAGAGCTTGGAGTGAAGATGGTGGTGATCGAAAGGTCGTGAAGTCCACTATTTATCTAAGGATTGGAAAAGTCGGAAACTTAGAGTGA